From the genome of Papaver somniferum cultivar HN1 chromosome 2, ASM357369v1, whole genome shotgun sequence, one region includes:
- the LOC113352693 gene encoding uncharacterized protein LOC113352693, with protein MESAIVRYMRRRREATYPKRYHDDSHGDYAIMYQQISQEEHDLHQPEPVQVLSKRTVNRCRVDADVKMMQDYFNPGYRYGPERFKGRHGLPREFFLKILPQICAKDPDFFQRRDACNISGHSPHMKMLAVMKHLAKGIVADSLDDYTQMDTTTIYMYVKKFMDTLFWIFNDRYMRLPTTEDTRRLLAQDEARGFPGMLGSLDCTHSEWRLCPTEEAGRHVGHIKKPNLVLQAVALYDRWLWHCYFGEAGANNDLNVLAQSGLFDRDNDVLAPPCNFSINSHEYEHGYYLVDDIYNEMPGVVHSYKRREIMPLVHKKFNEYHHSKRKDMERAFGGLKSKWGIIRNLFRYWSHCDVQKIMRACLIMHNMCVEHEYRDTQWASYDGREETPPVQGNVREERSYYQSHAHWTFLQADITEHIWQRHCLGLRDGEVGPAEVHDGLPISDEGTTDVVDNADEYPANGDNFYENGE; from the coding sequence ATGGAGTCCGCTATCGTCAGATATATGCGACGACGGAGAGAGGCTACATACCCTAAACGATACCACGATGATAGCCATGGAGATTATGCAATCATGTATCAGCAAATTTCGCAGGAGGAGCATGATTTGCACCAACCTGAACCGGTCCAGGTTTTGAGCAAAAGAACCGTTAACAGATGTCGTGTGGATGCAGATGTGAAGATGATGCAGGACTACTTCAACCCCGGTTACAGATACGGACCTGAGCGTTTTAAGGGACGTCACGGTTTGCCCCGAGaattttttcttaaaatattgcCTCAAATTTGCGCCAAAGACCCGGATTTTTTTCAGCGAAGAGATGCTTGTAACATCTCGGGTCACTCTCCTCATATGAAAATGCTTGCCGTCATGAAACATCTGGCAAAGGGGATAGTTGCAGATAGCCTCGACGATTACACCCAGATGGATACAACAACCATATACATGTACGTTAAAAAGTTTATGGATACACTTTTTTGGATTTTTAACGACCGCTACATGAGGCTACCAACAACCGAAGATACTAGGAGGCTATTGGCTCAGGACGAAGCTCGTGGTTTTCCAGGAATGCTTGGGAGCCTCGATTGCACCCATTCAGAGTGGAGGTTATGTCCCACCGAAGAAGCAGGCCGACACGTGGGACACATTAAGAAACCAAATCTTGTTTTACAGGCAGTTGCTTTATACGATAGATGGTTATGGCACTGTTATTTTGGCGAGGCGGGGGCCAACAACGACCTGAATGTGTTGGCGCAGTCGGGATTATTTGATAGAGACAATGATGTCTTAGCCCCTCCTTGCAATTTTAGCATCAACAGTCACGAGTACGAGCATGGATACTATTTGGTGGACGACATCTACAATGAAATGCCGGGGGTGGTCCATAGCTATAAGAGACGTGAGATTATGCCGCTGGTCCATAAGAAATTTAATGAATACCACCACTCAAAGAGGAAGGACATGGAGCGTGCTTTTGGTGGTCTTAAGTCCAAGTGGGGTATAATTAGGAATCTTTTTCGTTACTGGTCTCATTGCGACGTTCAGAAAATTATGAGAGCGTGTTTAATAATGCACAACATGTGTGTGGAACATGAGTATCGTGATACGCAATGGGCGAGCTATGATGGAAGAGAAGAAACACCTCCAGTACAAGGTAACGTGAGAGAAGAGCGTAGTTATTACCAAAGCCATGCCCACTGGACATTCTTACAAGCAGATATAACCGAGCACATTTGGCAGCGTCATTGTCTAGGATTGCGAGACGGTGAAGTCGGCCCCGCTGAGGTGCATGATGGCCTCCCCATTTCCGATGAGGGTACTACTGATGTGGTTGACAACGCAGATGAATACCCAGCTAATGGTGATAACTTTTATGAGAACGGAGAGTAG
- the LOC113352694 gene encoding protein ECERIFERUM 1-like gives MASKPGILTEWPWAPLGRFKYILLAPWVLDSMSPLFFETNGRKWDLSYSLNFPFLLWRVIHNQIWISFSRFRTSKSKNRILDKPIEFEQVDRESNWDDNIIMQGLMFYMGQKYLEGASNLPIWRTDGIVITILLHTGPVEFLYYWLHRSLHHHFLYSRYHSHHHSSIATEPITSVIHPFGEHLMYFLLFAIPLLTMHFTGTASTVGLAGYITYIDFMNNMGHCNFEFVPSSLFTTFPFLKYIFYTPSYHSLHHTQFRTNYALFMPMYDYIYSTMDKSSNTLYETSLKRTEESPDVVHLTHPTTPDSIYHLRLGFASLASKPYMKSADKWYFIIKWVLWPLTFLWSILFQRMFSRTFVLESNTFDDHHVTKKMLRIQTWAIPRYSYQYKRLSRQRGTINSLIEKAILDADKAGVKVLSLGLFNQARIYPYYAVLD, from the exons ATGGCTTCTAAACCAGGCATCCTCACTGAATGGCCATGGGCACCTCTCGGAAGGTTCAAG TACATATTGTTGGCTCCATGGGTGTTGGATAGCATGTCTCCGTTGTTCTTTGAAACAAATGGCAGGAAATGGGACTTGAGTTACTCCCTCAATTTTCCTTTTCTCTTGTGGAGAGTAATTCACAACCAAATTTGGATAAGCTTTTCTCGTTTTAGAACCTCCAAATCCAAGAATAGGATACTCGACAAGCCTATCGAGTTCGAACAAGTTGACAGAGAAAGCAACTG GGATGATAATATCATAATGCAAGGCCTGATGTTTTATATGGGACAAAAATATCTGGAGGGTGCTTCAAACCTTCCCATCTGGAGAACTGATGGTATTGTCATAACAATTCTACTTCACACCGGTCCTGTCGAGTTCCTCTACTATTGGCTTCACAGATCTTTGCATCACCATTTTCTCTACTCTCGCTACCATTCCCACCATCACTCCTCCATTGCCACTGAACCCATTACTT CTGTGATACATCCATTCGGGGAGCACCTCATGTATTTCCTACTGTTTGCGATACCATTGTTAACAATGCATTTTACCGGGACTGCTTCGACAGTAGGTCTTGCTGGGTATATCACTTATATTGATTTCATGAACAATATGGGTCACTGCAACTTCGAATTTGTACCTTCTTCTCTCTTCACAACCTTTCCATTCCTCAAGTACATCTTCTACACCCCATC ATATCATTCACTTCATCACACCCAATTCCGAACAAATTATGCACTATTTATGCCGATGTACGATTACATATACAGTACAATGGACAAGTctagtaacactctttatgaaaCCTCGCTAAAAAGGACGGAGGAATCACCCGATGTTGTTCATCTAACTCATCCAACTACACCGGATTCAATCTACCATCTACGGCTAGGATTTGCCTCTTTAGCCTCAAAACCATACATGAAAAGTGCTGATAAGTGGTATTTCATCATCAAATGGGTCCTATGGCCATTAACATTTTTATGGAGCATACTGTTTCAAAGGATGTTCAGTCGCACATTTGTACTCGAAAGCAACACTTTTGATGATCACCATGTAACTAAAAAGATGCTCAGGATACAAACATGGGCAATACCAAGATATTCTTATCAA TACAAAAGGTTGTCACGGCAAAGAGGAACAATAAACAGTTTGATTGAGAAAGCCATACTTGATGCTGATAAAGCTGGTGTTAAAGTCTTAAGCTTAGGCCTCTTTAATCAGGCACGTATTTATCCTTATTATGCAGTGCTAGATTAG
- the LOC113352695 gene encoding uncharacterized protein LOC113352695: MRLPTTEDTRRLLAQDEARGFPGMLGSLDCTHWEWRLCPTEEAGRHVGHIKKPNLVLQAVALYDRWLWHCYFGEAGANNDLNVLAQSGLFDRDNDVLAPPCNFSINSHEYEHGYYLVDDIYNEMPGVVHSYKRREIMPLVHKKFNEYHHSKRKDMERAFGGLKSKWGIIRNLFRYWSHCDVQKIMRACLIMHNMCVEHEYRDTQWASYDGREETPPVQGNVREERSYYQSHAHWTFLQADITEHIWQRHCLGLRDGEVGPAEVHDGLPISDEGTTDVVDNADEYPANGDNFYENGE, translated from the coding sequence ATGAGGCTACCAACAACCGAAGATACTAGGAGGCTATTGGCTCAGGACGAAGCTCGTGGTTTTCCAGGAATGCTTGGGAGCCTCGATTGCACCCATTGGGAGTGGAGGTTATGTCCCACCGAAGAAGCAGGCCGACACGTGGGACACATTAAGAAACCAAATCTTGTTTTACAGGCAGTTGCTTTATACGATAGATGGTTATGGCACTGTTATTTTGGCGAGGCGGGGGCCAACAACGACCTGAATGTGTTGGCGCAGTCGGGATTATTTGATAGAGACAATGATGTCTTAGCCCCTCCTTGCAATTTTAGCATCAACAGTCACGAGTACGAGCATGGATACTATTTGGTGGACGACATCTACAATGAAATGCCGGGGGTGGTCCATAGCTATAAGAGACGTGAGATTATGCCGCTGGTCCATAAGAAATTTAATGAATACCACCACTCAAAGAGGAAGGACATGGAGCGTGCTTTTGGTGGTCTTAAGTCCAAGTGGGGTATAATTAGGAATCTTTTTCGTTACTGGTCTCATTGCGACGTTCAGAAAATTATGAGAGCGTGTTTAATAATGCACAACATGTGTGTGGAACATGAGTATCGTGATACGCAATGGGCGAGCTATGATGGAAGAGAAGAAACACCTCCAGTACAAGGTAACGTGAGAGAAGAGCGTAGTTATTACCAAAGCCATGCCCACTGGACATTCTTACAAGCAGATATAACCGAGCACATTTGGCAGCGTCATTGTCTAGGATTGCGAGACGGTGAAGTCGGCCCCGCTGAGGTGCATGATGGCCTCCCCATTTCCGATGAGGGTACTACCGATGTGGTTGACAACGCAGATGAATACCCAGCTAATGGTGATAACTTTTATGAGAACGGAGAGTAG